Proteins from a single region of Psilocybe cubensis strain MGC-MH-2018 chromosome 3, whole genome shotgun sequence:
- a CDS encoding Cytochrome P450 monooxygenase 205, giving the protein MFPVAVKDDVIPLGKPVEIRMVIFWTQYKSANARVNRNKTIWGTNAAEFEPESWKPDAAHSQANQSLLIKIFNQQWPFLLPDERFRAQFASLISSTDLPGSRAASALPFNPNRTIKRSKIVVLRECIRALELRMPPLFVIAKVYYDQWMSALHVLPGPPSSSWVYGNMKEMLEADNFMLQDKWVEEYGSTISYKAYFGLNRFYTVDVKAISHILKNDYIYQKPEHARYSLSRFLGNGVLVVEEDKHKQQNPAFGPAQIRELTEIFVDKAIELREVWKKEVNSQGETGHVEVLSWLSKTTLDVIGQAGFNYRFNALTNGKNELNDAFKVLFQSSTRIPLIKALIPALRVIPSEGDTKAKVAMTTMKRIANELLRDSKMGLMAEDNNIKMDDYSLKRRDLLSLLVRANTSKDLPAHQRMSDEDVMAQVPTFLVAGHETTSVATTWALYALCVDIQIQEKLREELFAVDTENPTMDVLNSLPYLDAVVRETLRVHAPVGSSIRVAVKDDIIPLGKPIRDRNGNLLGAIHVCKGQSILIPILALNRDKSIWGDDAGEFKPERWKSVPQSVGTIPGVWGNMMSFLGGPRACIGYRFSLVEMKALLFTLLRAFEFELGVPKEDIMKKSSLVDRPLLKSDVAAGNQMPLILKPVGCPH; this is encoded by the exons ATGTTCCCAGTCGCAGTGAAAGATGATGTTATCCCTCTTGGTAAACCTGTCGAGATTCGAATGGTAATCTTTTGGACACAATACA AGTCTGCAAATGCCAGAGTGAACCGCAATAAAACAATATGGGGTACCAACGCAGCTGAATTCGA ACCCGAGAGCTGGAAACCTGATGCCGCTCATTCTCAAGCCAATCAGTCACTGTTGATTAAGATATTCAACCAACAATGGCCATTTTTGCTGCCGGATGAACGCTTCCGGGCTCAGTTTGCCTCGCT GATCAGTTCTACCGATCTTCCGGGCAGCCGTGCCGCTTCAGCCTTACCCTTCAACCCCAACCGCACCATCAAGAGGTCTAAAATAGTGGTGCTGCGAGAATGCATTAGGGCTTTAGAGCTTCGAATGCCGCCGCTTTTCGT GATTGCAAAGGTCTATTACGATCAATGGATGTCTGCGCTGCACGTTCTCCCAGGTCCTCCCAGCTCTAGTTGGGTATATGGAAATATGAAAGAGATGCTTGAAGCA GATAACTTCATGCTGCAGGATAAATGGGTAGAGGAATATGGCTCAACAATCTCATATAAAGCTTATTTTGGG TTAAATCGATTTTACACTGTAGATGTAAAAGCGATCAGTCATATTCTGAAGAATGACTACATATATCAGAAACCAGAACATGCGCGTTATTCCCTGAGCCGGTTTTTAGGCAATGGAGTGCTTGTTGTCGAAGAAGACAAGCACAAGCAGCAG AATCCTGCGTTTGGCCCTGCCCAAATAAGAGAGCTGACGGAAATATTCGTTGACAAAGCTATTGAG CTTCGTGAAGTTTGGAAAAAAGAAGTAAACAGCCAAGGCGAAACAGGACATGTAGAAGTCCTTTCCTGGCTCAGCAAAACTACGCTTGATGTCATTGGGCAAGCCG GTTTTAACTACAGATTCAATGCTTTGACTAACGGCAAGAATGAATTAAACGATGCCTTCAAAGTTCTCTTTCAATCCTCCACTAGGATACCTTTGATAAAGGCACTCATTCCTGCCCTACGTGTTATT CCATCCGAGGGAGACACCAAAGCCAAGGTTGCAATGACGACAATGAAACGCATAGCCAACGAACTATTACGAGACAGCAAAATGGGCCTCATGGCAGAAGACAATAATATTAAGATGGATGATTACTCACTGAAAAGACGAGACTTACTGTCGCTATTGGTTCGGGCAAACACTTCCAAAGATCTCCCTGCCCATCAACGTATGTCCGATGAAGATGTAATGGCTC AGGTCCCTACCTTCCTTGTGGCAGGCCATGAGACTACAAG TGTCGCAACAACATGGGCACTGTATGCACTCTGCGTGGATATACAAATTCAGGAGAAACTTCGCGAAGAACTTTTTGCCGTTGACACCGAAAACCCGACCATGGATGTGTTAAACTCACTGCCATACCTTGATGCAGTTGTAAGAGAAACTCTTCGAGTACACGCTCCGGTTGGATCCAGTATTCGAGTTGCTGTCAAGGATGATATCATTCCACTTGGTAAACCAATTCGTGATAGGAATGGAAATCTTTTGGGCGCAATACA TGTTTGTAAAGGGCAAAGTATCCTCATCCCTATTCTTGCTTTAAATCGCGATAAGTCGATATGGGGCGACGACGCTGGGGAATTCAA ACCAGAGAGATGGAAAAGTGTCCCCCAAAGTGTTGGGACAATTCCGGGAGTTTGGGGAAACATGATGAGTTTTCTTGGTGGCCCTCGTGCATGCATCGGATATCGATTTTCTCTGGTGGA GATGAAAGCTCTACTGTTTACCTTGCTTCGAGCCTTCGAGTTTGAGCTAGGCGTTCCTAAGGAAGATATTATGAAGAAATCCAGTCTAGTCGATCGTCCACTCCTCAAATCAGACGTGGCGGCTGGAAACCAAATGCCACTCATCCTCAAGCCAGTTGGCTGTCCTCATTAA
- a CDS encoding CBL-interacting protein kinase 18: MASSHLECPAATGGSSLRSRSSGSSTSSLSSTFSDLTSSTSASSSSPPNLKTNAFFAWPFSTRPPSPTPHPPATPAQSKPRSLTAEFFGTPVRPPSPPASSISTKHTGATPHLSRIFPSRYTSVSERSPDFSLNILNLDSVTDETPKFNGHVRTPSTGSSSSFSSSSFHEPRLPTPPPSHERTPQRDDTLMQGDFPPTPRQEEGDSYDELTPRPADRQPGLLRFERDLILERQARQQKLSQTPKPPSPEPVDYEDVENVDEEPRPGSIISLPSPEHPSSHLPISPLSLTFTIASPSPSLSSRPPDRGTPTPTNDYSTSSAALKSSHLGSPDFKPLPSPPPSSDGHDLSHTPSGALADSITTQTPPHSSSLSSVPLPPPAKDADNHTQVPKLRLLRSLGHGAFSAVWLAEDLSRVPLTLVSKKSVRDLRRRASGRDKAREREREREQEREREKDEEMAMDNSVAHDGGEKLNANSSTTGSVPNRNRIREGLMNMLSFSRSATHGSGASSATSPLSSRPSPVSPNSTTGFDNSDEDAGGALSRNSSVRSAASSFKGPSRAASLRLAPPPHQQDLTLSRDSSLKKFRDRVRGTRPAYRLGRAYLDERHGEMGEPRDVDSASASVTNVSAVAAAVGGTGSGSRDGGMTVSDAGNDGGEVGLSASLSRQSSLGHASSSKGNGRLVAVKMTPRRANAADVGQGRGGAGITKQRLREEEERTRVGFVREVEVLKHISHPNITPLLAHLSTASHHILVLPYLPGGDLLGLVNNDVAWGMLGESVLRRIWCEICKAVGWMHGVGLVHRDIKLENILLTTTAFSSLTPTSPRPTLSTLPAPPAPFIKLTDFGLSRFVEIDANGEAELLSTRCGSEAYAAPELVTGGGGSGGGVYDARRTDAWACGVVLYALVGRQLPFGEGVVVGGSMATGSKIGGERGKDGGVGRRATAADRRHWLMRIAKGEWEWPGGDDVADEGDDDDDVRDLEHELVGARLCKSRGARRIVSRLLVRDPKKRARVGDLWDDAWMQGGEDEAWWREKEMRMRMMRMEEDNAEIEDWVSRRARQQQQQQLDVDGMTDDSWSFYGPDDSSWRDLELYDTSSSHLGLRINGEDMDGEDGRLEDEREEEQEEDDEDEEEGGCLFDHEGIDSITRQEVI; encoded by the exons ATGGCCTCTTCTCACTTGGAATGTCCTGCTGCTACTGGGGGCTCTTCACTGCGCTCTCGCTCCTCAGGCTCCAGTACTTCCTCGCTTTCCTCGACCTTTTCGGATCTTACCtcttccacctccgcctcctcctcgtccccgCCCAATCTAAAGACAAACGCTTTCTTCGCATGGCCTTTCTCAACTCGTCCGCCCTCGCCCACCCCACACCCCCCAGCGACTCCAGCGCAGAGCAAGCCGCGTTCACTCACTGCAGAGTTCTTCGGTACCCCGGTTCGCCCTCCCTCTCCACCCGCATCATCCATCTCCACAAAGCACACCGGTGCTACGCCTCACCTTTCTCGTATATTTCCCTCGCGCTACACCTCTGTCTCCGAACGAAGCCCCGATTTCAGTCTCAATATCCTCAACTTGGATAGCGTGACTGATGAGACACCGAAATTTAATGGCCATGTGAGGACCCCATCCACTGGTTCTAGCTCTTCattctcttcatcttcatttcACGAACCCCGACTACCTACACCGCCTCCATCTCACGAACGCACTCCGCAGCGGGACGATACACTCATGCAGGGCGATTTCCCCCCGACGCCTCGTCAGGAAGAGGGAGATAGCTACGACGAACTCACTCCGCGGCCAGCAGATCGTCAGCCGGGATTACTCCGCTTTGAGCGCGATCTAATTCTAGAGAGGCAGGCAAGACAGCAAAAACTTAGTCAGACTCCCAAACCACCTTCTCCAGAGCCAGTAGACTACGAGGACGTCGAGAACGTGGACGAAGAGCCCCGTCCCGGAAGCATCATCTCTTTACCTAGCCCTGAACATCCCTCATCTCATCTTCCGATCTCGCCGCTCTCGTTAACGTTCACCATCGCTTCACCCTCACCCAGTCTGTCAAGTCGGCCGCCAGATCGAGGTACGCCGACGCCAACGAATGATTATTCCACGTCTTCAG CCGCCCTCAAATCCAGCCATCTGGGCAGCCCTGACTTCAAGCCCCTTCCgtcccctcctccttcttccgATGGTCACGACCTTTCTCACACGCCATCCGGGGCCCTAGCCGATTCCATTACCACCCAAACCCCACCCCACTCCTCTAGCTTATCAAGTGTGCCACTACCACCTCCGGCAAAAGATGCGGACAATCACACGCAAGTCCCGAAATTGCGACTCCTTCGCTCGTTGGGCCACGGGGCCTTTTCGGCGGTTTGGCTGGCGGAAGATTTGAGCCGGGTGCCGCTCACCCTTGTATCAAAAAAGAGTGTGAGGGATTTGAGGCGGCGCGCAAGTGGAAGAGACAAGGCGcgcgagagggagagggagagggaacaggaaagggaaagagagaaggATGAAGAAATGGCTATGGACAATAGCGTCGCCCATGACGGAGGCGAGAAGTTGAACGCAAATTCGAGTACGACTGGAAGTGTGCCGAATAGAAACAGGATTCGAGAGGGTCTGATGAACATGCTTTCGTTTTCGCGGTCCGCAACTCACGGATCGGGAGCGTCTTCTGCAACTTCGCCTTTATCATCACGGCCTTCCCCCGTCTCTCCCAACTCTACTACAGGATTCGACAATAGCGATGAGGATGCCGGAGGTGCGCTTTCGAGAAACTCGAGTGTACGATCGGCTGCGTCGTCGTTCAAAGGTCCTTCACGCGCTGCGAGCTTGCGGTTAGCACCACCCCCGCACCAGCAAGACCTGACCCTTTCGCGTGATTCGAGCCTGAAAAAGTTTAGAGATCGCGTACGGGGGACGAGGCCTGCGTACCGATTGGGCCGCGCGTACCTGGATGAACGGCATGGAGAGATGGGGGAGCCCCGGGACGTGGACAGCGCTTCTGCATCGGTCACTAATGTGTCGGCGGTGGCAGCGGCAGTGGGAGGAACAGGGTCGGGTAGTCGTGATGGTGGTATGACTGTGTCAGACGCCGGGAATGACGGAGGTGAGGTTGGGTTGAGCGCTAGTTTGTCGAGGCAGTCGAGTTTGGGACATGCTAGCAGCAGCAAGGGAAATGGGCGCTTGGTAGCTGTCAAGATGACACCGAGAAGGGCGAACGCTGCAGATGTCGGACAGGGTCGAGGTGGAGCGGGCATCACGAAGCAGAGGCtcagggaggaagaggaacgGACTAGGGTGGGATTCGTCAGGGAGGTTGAGGTGCTGAAG CATATCTCGCACCCGAATATCACCCCACTCCTTGCCCATCTTTCAACTGCGAGCCACCATATCCTTGTCCTTCCGTACCTTCCAGGTGGCGATCTTCTTGGTCTGGTGAATAACGATGTTGCATGGGGAATGCTGG GCGAGTCGGTGTTGAGGAGGATATGGTGTGAGATCTGTAAAGCAGTTGGATGGATGCACGGCGTGGGCCTGGTTCATCGGGACATCAAACTCGAAA ACATCCTGCTCACCACAACGGCCTTCAGCTCCCTAACTCCCACGTCCCCGCGGCCCACACTGTCGACACTGCCGGCGCCCCCCGCGCCGTTCATCAAGCTCACCGACTTTGGTCTATCGCGGTTTGTGGAGATCGACGCGAACGGCGAGGCGGAGCTGTTGTCGACGCGGTGTGGGAGCGAGGCATACGCTGCGCCGGAGCTTGTCAcgggtggaggtgggagCGGTGGGGGTGTGTACGATGCGCGACGGACGGATGCGTGGGCGTGTGGGGTTGTGTTGTATGCTCTTGTGGGTAGGCAGCTGCCTTTTggagagggggtggtggttggGGGTAGTATGGCTACTGGGTCGAAGATAGGGGGTGAGAGGGGAAAGGACGGCGGTGTGGGGCGTAGGGCGACAGCTGCAGATAGGAGGCATTGGCTAATGCGCATCGCCAAGGGTGAGTGGGAATGGCCTGGAGGCGACGACGTGGCGGACGAaggagacgacgacgacgatgtaCGTGATCTCGAACACGAGCTCGTTGGCGCACGACTGTGTAAAAGCCGGGGCGCGAGGAGGATTGTGAGTCGGCTTTTGGTCCGGGACCCGAAGAAGCGTGCGCGCGTGGGCGATTTGTGGGACGATGCTTGGATGCAGGGCGGTGAGGACGAAGCTTGGTGGCGGGAAAAGgagatgcggatgcggatgatgaggatggagGAGGACAATGCGGAGATTGAGGACTGGGTATCCCGCCGTGCTcgtcagcagcagcagcaacagctaGATGTGGATGGCATGACGGACGATTCATGGTCTTTTTATGGGCCGGACGATTCGTCTTGGAGGGATCTCGAGTTGTACGATACGTCCTCGTCGCATCTTGGGTTGAGGATCAATGGGGAAGATATGGATGGGGAAGATGGGAGATTGGAGGATGAacgggaggaggagcaggaggaagacgatgaagatgaagaagagggggGATGCCTTTTTGATCACGAAGGAATTGACAGCATCACTCGCCAAGAAGTCATTTGA
- a CDS encoding Cytochrome P450 monooxygenase 169 yields the protein MGYQQLLLALLGSLGLYLAYKLAKVLYDQWTSPLRALPGPPSSSWIYGNMKEIYEAENSVLHEKWVEEYGSTITYKAYFGMNRFYTTDVKAVNHILMNDYIYQKPEQTRFALSRVLGNGVLVVEEDKHKQQNPAFGPAHIRELTEIFVDKAIELRDVWKREIDSQGETGRVEILSWLSKMTLDVIGQAGFNYKFNALSNAKSELNDAFSILFQSSTRISLLGLIKVFIPALRFIPSEGDAKAKAAMTTMKRVANELLRDSKMGLMAEDNNTKMNNKSLKGRDLLSLLLRANTSKDLPAHQRMSDEDVMAQVPTFLVAGHETTSVATTWALYALCLDIGIQDKLREELLAVGTDNPTMDELNSLPYLDAVVRETLRVHSPVGSTIRVAVKDDIIPLGKPVRDRNGKLLDGIPVRKGQSFLIPVLALNRDKSIWGSDAGEFKPERWQNTPPRAGSIPGVWGNMMSFLGGPRACIGYRFSLVEMKALLFTLIRAFEFELGVPKEDIIKKTSLVQRPLLKSDMAAGNQMPLILKPVSRISD from the exons ATGGGCTACCAGCAGCTTTTACTTGCTTTACTAGGATCTTTGGGCCTCTACTTGGCCTACAAGCTTGCGAAGGTCTTGTATGATCAATGGACATCACCATTGCGCGCTCTTCCAGGTCCTCCTAGCTCCAGCTGGATATACGGGAACATGAAAGAGATATATGAAGCA GAGAACTCGGTATTGCACGAGAAATGGGTCGAGGAATACGGTTCAACAATCACGTACAAGGCTTATTTTGGG ATGAATAGGTTCTACACCACAGATGTGAAGGCGGTTAATCATATCCTCATGAACGACTACATATACCAGAAGCCCGAGCAAACACGTTTCGCTCTCAGTCGGGTTTTAGGAAATGGGGTGCTTGTGGTTGAAGAAGATAAGCACAAGCAACAG AACCCTGCTTTCGGACCGGCCCATATCAGAGAACTGACAGAGATATTCGTCGACAAAGCTATTGAG CTACGTGATGTTTGGAAAAGGGAAATAGACAGCCAAGGCGAAACCGGTCGTGTTGAAATTCTTTCCTGGCTGAGTAAAATGACACTTGACGTTATCGGACAAGCCG GCTTCAACTACAAATTTAACGCTTTGTCCAATGCCAAAAGCGAATTAAACGATGCCTTTTCGATTCTCTTCCAATCCTCCACCAGGATAAGCCTGTTAGGGTTAATTAAGGTGTTCATACCTGCTCTACGCTTTATC CCATCCGAGGGAGAcgccaaagccaaagctgCAATGACGACAATGAAGCGCGTAGCAAACGAGCTATTGCGCGACAGCAAAATGGGTCTCATGGCGGAAGACAACAATACCAAAATGAATAACAAATCATTGAAAGGACGAGACTTACTATCGTTGTTGCTTCGGGCAAATACTTCCAAAGATCTCCCTGCTCATCAACGCATGTCGGACGAAGATGTGATGGCTC AGGTTCCTACGTTCCTTGTAGCGGGTCATGAGACGACAAG TGTTGCAACAACGTGGGCGTTGTATGCTCTCTGCTTGGATATTGGAATCCAGGACAAGCTTCGTGAAGAGCTTCTCGCCGTTGGTACCGACAATCCCACAATGGATGAGCTGAACTCTCTGCCATATCTCGATGCAGTCGTAAGAGAAACTCTCCGAGTGCACTCTCCGGTGGGATCCACTATACGGGTTGCTGTTAAAGACGATATCATTCCTCTTGGTAAGCCGGTTAGAGATAGAAACGGAAAGCTTCTGGATGGAATACC AGTTCGTAAAGGGCAAAGTTTCCTTATCCCTGTTCTTGCTTTGAATCGCGATAAATCGATATGGGGTAGCGATGCTGGGGAGTTCAA ACCGGAGCGGTGGCAAAATACCCCCCCAAGGGCTGGATCAATCCCTGGTGTTTGGGGGAACATGATGAGTTTCCTGGGCGGTCCTCGTGCATGCATAGGATATCGTTTCTCCCTGGTAGA AATGAAGGCTCTGCTGTTCACTTTGATCCGGGCTTTTGAGTTCGAGCTAGGTGTTCCCAAGGAAGACATCATCAAGAAAACCAGTCTAGTCCAGCGCCCACTTCTCAAGTCGGATATGGCTGCTGGAAACCAGATGCCACTCATCCTCAAGCCAGTCAGCCGCATTTCAGATTAA